The Deinococcus reticulitermitis sequence GAGCAGCGGTCTTAATTGAGGTTGGCGGATACTAATGTGATGCTCATCCTTACGAATGGTCATATCTAGACATCTCTGGACCGGGTTCACAAATGTGAAAAAGTCTCATTTGGAGCGAGAAAAACCTCATTTTTCAACCGACAAACTGTCGTTCCCTTGGCCCTACGGGGATGCCGACTTGGCCAGGGCAGCGGCAAAAAGGGAGTCGAGCCAGCATAAGATTTAAAGAGCGTTCTCTGTCGTCAATCAGGCGACCTCTGCGAATCTGCCGGAGGGGAAGGCGTCGCTTCTACTCCGAAACGCTGTTCAGGGCTTGCAGAGAGGAAGACAAAGCCCGCCTGACACGACAATGAGCTGAAGCTCCTCCCGCAGCGATCCCTGAGTGCTGTGGGAAGCTCTTGGCTGCGGAGCGCGTCTGGAAAACGGCAACAAGCGTGTCATCGCATCCAAGACGCGCAAAACGCTCACCCGGACGTCTTTGAGTCGCGCTCAGGCATGTCCTGAACGGAGTTCTGAGGGTTCTCAAAACTCGAAAAGCACGCGCCGGAAGGATGGTTGCCCTTATCCGGCGCGTGCTTTCGAATCTGGAGGCTTTACCAGCGCTCGGTCACCGTCTTGAGTTGCAGGAAGTTGGCGAGGTAGTCCGGCCCGCCCGCCTTGGAGTCCGTGCCGCTCATGTAGTAGCCGCCGAAGGGCTGCACGCCCACGATGGCCCCGGTGATCTTGCGGTTGAAGTACAGGTTCCCGGCCTCGAACTCGGCCCTGGCCTGCTCCAGCCGCTCCCGGCTGCTACTGATAACGCCGCCGGTCAGCCCATACTCGGTCGAGTTGGCGATCTCCAGCGCGTCCTGCCAGTCCCTGGCGCGGAGCACCGACACCACCGGCCCGAAGATCTCCTCCTGCGCGAGGCGGGCGTCTCTCGCCACGTCCCCCACGATGGTGGGCTGGATGTAGTAGCCCTTTTTGCCGCCGTGCTCGCCGGGCGCCTCGCCACCCAGCAGCACCTGGCCTTCCTGCGGGGCCAGGTCCAGATAGCCCTTGATCTTGTCGAAGCTCATCCCGTTCACCACGGCAGTCACGTTGGCGTTCTCCTCGCCGGTGCCGACCTTCAGCGCCCGCGCCCGCTCGACGAACTGACCCACGACCGCGTCGTACACCTCGTCCACCACGATCAATCGGCTCATGGCGCTGCACTTCTGGCCGTTGAAGCCGAAGGCGCCCTGGGTGGCGGCGGTGACGGCGACCTCCAAGTCGGCGGTCTCGTCCACGATCAGCGCGTCCTTGCCGCCGAGTTCGAGGATGACCTTCTTGATCCACTTCTGGCCGGGCATGGTCCTCGCCGCGACCTCGTTGATGTGCAGGCCCACCGCCCGCGACCCGGTGAAGGTGATGAAGCGCGTCCGCGCGTGCGTGGTGAGGTACTCGCCCACCTCCTTGCCGACGCCCGGCAGGAATTGCAGCACCCCGGCGGGCAGCCCGGCCTCCAGCATGATGTCCACCATGAAGCCCGCGATCAGGCCCGAGTCCTCGGCGGGCTTGGCGATCACGCAGTTCCCGGCCACGATGGGCGCGGCGGCCATCCCGATGAAGATCGCGCAGGGAAAGTTCCAGGGGCTGATGCTCACACCTACGCCCAGCGGCAGGTACATCAGGCCGTTCTCCTCGCCCTCGAACCAGGTCGTCTCGGCGGCCCCGAAGCCCGCGTACTTCATGGCGGAGCGGGCGTAGTACTCCAGGAAGTCGATGGCCTCGGCGACTTCCACGTCGGCCTCGGCGTAGTTCTTGCCGACCTCGATGCTCATCAGCGCACACGCTT is a genomic window containing:
- the pruA gene encoding L-glutamate gamma-semialdehyde dehydrogenase; this encodes MIKVQDYRPQPFTDFTQPENVQAYQAALKKVRAELVGKHYPLIIDGERVDTAEKITSLNPCDTSEVVGTTAKATVEDAERALQGAWAAFETWKKWDMDARARILLKAAAILKRRRLEACALMSIEVGKNYAEADVEVAEAIDFLEYYARSAMKYAGFGAAETTWFEGEENGLMYLPLGVGVSISPWNFPCAIFIGMAAAPIVAGNCVIAKPAEDSGLIAGFMVDIMLEAGLPAGVLQFLPGVGKEVGEYLTTHARTRFITFTGSRAVGLHINEVAARTMPGQKWIKKVILELGGKDALIVDETADLEVAVTAATQGAFGFNGQKCSAMSRLIVVDEVYDAVVGQFVERARALKVGTGEENANVTAVVNGMSFDKIKGYLDLAPQEGQVLLGGEAPGEHGGKKGYYIQPTIVGDVARDARLAQEEIFGPVVSVLRARDWQDALEIANSTEYGLTGGVISSSRERLEQARAEFEAGNLYFNRKITGAIVGVQPFGGYYMSGTDSKAGGPDYLANFLQLKTVTERW